A window of Hordeum vulgare subsp. vulgare chromosome 5H, MorexV3_pseudomolecules_assembly, whole genome shotgun sequence genomic DNA:
AAGTTGTTTGTAAGAAACTTGGGCACGCAATCGCTTGTTGTCGGCATCCTTACCCCACTGCCAAGATTTGTTAGCTAAGCATTCATCTACACACAGTAGACCTAACAGAGATATATAATTGCATAATTCCTGTTGGCTGCACACTGGGAGGTTTGAAATACAAGTACCTGGATTTCTTGTAGATAAGAGCATTCCACAGGAGTGGCTTTCATGGTCGTAGAAAATAGATACTGAACTTCCATCCTACCCGTATGCACTGTACATTGTTAATGTCCTTTCACTTTCATTTTAATCATTCGAGGAAACACATGAAATCATTTTTTTACGACATATGCAAGGTCGATATTTCTTACTCAATATTGATATTTGTAGCGGCATAACTGGATAAGTGATGTATACGCCTCGTGTAGCACATGTAGCAATAATGCAGTCCAGTAATTTGGGGGGCATAAATCAATTTATTTTTGTTATTCAATGGTACATCAACCTACGGACATCAATGGATATTTTGTGGGATACATAAACCTACAGATAATAATGGATGTCTTTGTGGAATTATAGGTGGTAGATATCTTTGTTGACTTGGAGATTAGACCGGGAGGAAGAGAATACTAAAGAAAATACTTAGATTTATGCCTTGGCATATCTCTCATTTAAAGCTGTAGACAGAAACAGAATGTTATGTCTTCAGAACCTAAATGTTTGTATCTTATCTGCTGCTGTTAAGTGTCTTTTTCAGCTCATGTGTTATCTAATAAGCATGTAGCATGTTTATTAGACTGAATTAGCCATGCATGCTAGTTATGGATAAATTGATCTCCTCAGGGCATAGAGTCATGAACTATAAACAATAATATTTTTTATTTCACTTAGAATATGCTATCTTTTACTATGTTCATTCGATCAAAAGCATCATCTCGTACAACTCAACTTTTATCCCAAAAGCATCATGCTTCTTTTGTCAACGTTGGAGAAAAGTTGGGCATTCTCCAGCATTTTCTTGATTCTCACGGACATTTTATCTTATTCACCACAAAAGTTATGAGATTGAAAGTTGATTGGCTCACCGCCTTGTTTGAAATGTATAATTGACTGCATTTTTGGATGACTTGTTATTTTTCCAACAGGGAGCAGTTCGATCCGGAATTTTTCACAGATGCAAATTCCTTGATGCCTTAGACATCGGATGCAGATCAACATTCTATCTCTCTCAGTCTTGACATAGATTCTGCAGTTGTAGCAAGAAATCTCTGTTTTGCCTGCTGCTTGGTCCACTTTTTAGGTGTTCTTAGGTAGGAAAAACATGCCAGTATGGAATTGTGATATTTGTTAGACAACAGGTCAACAGCAACAATAGCGTCGTCGCTGTCTGTTAAGGAACAATGCCAAGAGGCGCACTGCAAACAAGGATACAGTTCAGGTCTCTTGTTCTTTCTTCTCCCCCACTCCAACCCAGCTGCATTCATTCCTGGACAAAGCTTAACCCTTCATGTGTTTCTTTCATCTTTTGGGCAGGAAAAACATCTCTGCACCAACCACGAGAATATCAGTGGGAGCAGTTTCCGGAAAGGCGGCTGCTTAGCTGACTCGGCATCATCTTGCGCCAGATGACGCACTCTTATCTCGCTAGCTGGTAGATTTATCCTCCATAATCGGTGATTTTGGAGCTGGTCTGTGGTGTCAAGCGCCTCACTGAACACTGAGTGCAGTGAGCAAGAAGTTATGTTCTCACACGTCCGGTGCAGAGACCAGAGTCTTTCCATCTACGAGCTTGCATTTCTTCGATGTACCAGAGATTGCTTTTCTACTTGGCACACTTTTGTTAGTGTTCTAGTGTGTGTATTTCTGAAAATTCGTATAGATTTTACCTGTATTTTTACCGACAAGTTCTGTCAGCTGTTGCCTCCGTCAGGTATGTAAATTGTTTCTATGCACGAATGTGGATTAATCAAATAGATTTTATATTTTTAGAGAGGGAAATTGATAAATGGAGCTTACATTTACCTGTTGGCGTAGTGAAGCTTAAATTtactctctttttttttggttgagtaaaagcttaaatttactctctttttttttggttgagtaaaagcttaaatttactctctttttttttggttgagtaaaagcttaaatttactaatttttttgatgCAATCTTAAATTTACTACTACTAGGACCAGCCATCTAATTCTCGTGTATCGACTGGCCCAAGTTTAGCCCACTAAAAGAACTGCCTCGTTACGGGCCCAACGATGGTGCAACAGATCGATAGGGGGCCCAGAAGGGAAAAGCACACACACTAATCGCCAACCCAAAAAAATCCCCAACCCAAAACCCTTCTTTCCCCACGACCTCACCCGGAGAACCGCAGGCCggcggcgaggaagaagaaaaagaagaaagcatCACCATGGTGGTCCGGATCCGGCTCGCGCGGTTCGGCTGCCGCAACCGGCCGTTCTACCGGGTGATGGCCGCCGACAGCCGCTCGCCGCGCGACGGCAAGCACCTCGAGGTCCTCGGCTACTACAACCCGCTCCCCGGTGAGACAGCCCGCCACCGCCCCCCAGTCGATCTGTACACGTATCCCCGGCGCCCCGCCTAGAATCCCCACCTGGGTCGGCCCCGCTTAGCTGGGCTTGTCTGGGTCAGGATCTGCGATGCGATTTTGCGCGTGGGCGGCGGGAGCTCCAGTGCTGCTAACTGAAGGATAGCTGATGAGGAAATGCGTCCCTTTTTTCTGTTGCTGTCTGCAGGGAAGGATGGCGGCAAGAGGATGGGGCTCAAGTTCGACCGGGTCAAGTGAGTTTTGCCTGCTCCTGGTTAATTTTCATTTCAGAGATTGTTCAGTTTATGCTCCTTTTTGGAGAAAATCCTGCTTATTGCAGCTTCTGCTGCACCTACTCTAGAAGTAACATGGAGTAGTGACACTGTTTGTTCATCCCAGTAGGCTTATTCTCTGATTGCCGGTTGGGCATTTTAGAGGGTCAACCTAAATCAGCTGTGCCTTTTtttttaaacctaaataaatcgAGTCTTGTCGTTCCCATGCCTTTGTGGCGGTAGATTGTATCATTGGGGATGAGTAGGTAAAGCAGAAGAAAGACAAGCTAGATTATCTGCTGTTGCATTATTCTAGTTGATTATAGTACCAATCGGCAAGCATCATTCAATTCTACGCATGCTGCCTCCCTCCACCAGAGAAGTAAATTATCGATTTAGTGAATAAGGATTCAGTTTTTTCAAGGACATCATATATATAGTGTTTGTTCATCCCAGTAGCGTTATTCTTTGATGGACGATTGCACATTTTAGAGGTTAAAGCTAAATAGATTATGCCTTTTCTGTGAAACCTGAACAATTTGTGCCTGGCCGTTCTAATGCTTTGTGGCGGTACATTGTATCATTGGGTATGTTGAGTAGGTAAAGCAGAGGAAAGACAAGCAAAACTATGTGGTGCTGGACTATGCTAGTTGATTGGATGCTAATTGGCAAGCATCATTCAGTCATACACTCGCTGTCTCCATCCATTGGAGAAGAAAATTATTGATTTGCTGAATAGGGGTTCAGGTTTTTCAAGTACACCATTGATTGGATCCATAGCAGACTTAATGAGACTATTTGCTAAAGATATGCCATGCTGTTTTTTGCGCCTGCCCTGCAAGACCACATGATACTATACAGCTATAGTGACACCATACAACTATACTTCTGTTGTAGGTACTGGCTATCTGTTGGGGCACAGCCATCAGACCCCGTGCAGCGTATCCTCTTCCGTGCCGGTGTTCTGCCACCACCACCGTTGCTAGCCATGGGCCGGAAGGGTGGACATCGTGACAGGAACCCCATTCATCCGATGACTGGCCGTCCCTTGGACCTTGAGGGTGTCACGATTGTCGATGATCCTAATGCTGCTGAAGGTGATGCTGAAGCATCTACAGAACCTTCGTTGGAGGCGTGATAGATTTTCTGTTCTGGCCTATGGAGTGCTGCTGCAAGATAAAATAATTTGTTTGTTGTGCTTCTGATAAGATTATGAACACGTAGTGTACGATATGCAACAATCTTGTCATGTAACTCTGCTTTGTTAGGCTTTGCTGCACCATGGGTTATCCGGCCGTCTCCAGTCTACTATGTCGTGTCCTAATATGATTCCTTTTGAATGGATTATGCAATTTGCGTCTTGAATGAATTTCTGCATTCCTTTTGGATGCTGAAGTTGACAAATAATCTTCTCGTAAGGTGCTGAACTGGGTGCCCCGTAATCATCTGCGGAGAACCAACATATGCTTGATACTTGATAGTTATGTATGGTTATTCCTGCTGTGTGATCCAATCGATGCTTTATCTGATGTGGTTGCAAAGCTTACATATATTGCTTGATTGTGTAACTTAAAAAGGTACATCTTGTCTCGCGGCATCCTTGTGGATACCTGTGGCGTTTGTTTGTGATGATGTTCTCTTGTGTGATTCCTTCCTTGTATTGGTCTGTTGTCTCACTGCCATGAAAGGCATGCTGCCTCCTGGAAGCATCTTCAAAACAATTACTATGTCATGAGCTTCCCAAAATTCTGGACTTATTTAGCTGAAGGGCATGTCGTCATTATGTGGAACATTGTACTGTTTCAAGGGTTTGTACTTTGATTCCGATAATCAATATTAAAGAGCACACGGGAAATGTTCAGGACTGAATAAAAACATACTACTACCTCAACCTTAGTTTAAAACTGGGCCAGTTATTGTGGATCGGAGGAAGTAGTTTTATGTAAAATGTAAAAAAATGATTCGTTCTGTgtcttaaatccggactgcgagTTGGTTTCAGGAAACGTCAggtttttttttttgtaaaaggGAATTGATCAGCGTACGATGAATCTATGTACGATTCCCGTCCGACGCTATACTAATCCTCCATTGAATTGAACGGATGGCTCCCGTGCATTGTCGTACGAAAATCGTACAGAAACAGTCGTATGTATAGCAGCTCTCTTTGTAAAAATggcacgacggacgacagaagcagtcgacgttttattattagggagagataagacgttttagagaacagcggtactacctccgTCACACAGTATAAAAACGTGTTTGATACTATTTAAtgtcaaaaacgctcttatattatgggacgggaaGTAGTATATAATTTGAACAAacagctacgtatataatttgaacAAACAGCTACTCCGTAGGTATACTCAAAATACCTGTTTGGCATTCATGTTCAGTAAAAGAAAGAGCCATTTTACGTCACTGAAATGGCAGCAATGAAAAATCACAGAATTTTCATGCTCTTATCCTGAATGACACTTGTGATTTATAATGACACTATCTTCGTTTCTGCATTGGGCTGTGAGAGATGTGCCCTGTCCTGCCTGCCCGCCAGCTGAAACCTGCGCTCTGCCCAATTTGGCGCCATGGTTTGCATGAACAAGTTCAGACTGTACACCTCATCAAGGATATCTAGCCAAGTAATCCTTGAGACTCACAGAAGAGAGAAGAGAATGTTTGACCAGGAATCAAGGCATATTTCTCCTTTGGGTCTATCTAACTGCATGCCTATTTCTTCTTCCCTAGGCCACCCCCACCATGCTAAACCAACCTCACCAAGAAAAGCAAAGCTTTCTCTGAGACATGGTTGATGCCTTGATGGCAGCACTTCCCCTCACTCTCGTCCTCTTCTTTAAATCTTGTAAGCATCCTCGCAATGTCTTCTTTCTTTCCTCCGATCGAGACCCCATTTTCTCTTCTCCCGTCGACGACGACGTCGGCTGCCGGGGTTTTCCATAGCCAACTCACGCCATGGGAGAGCGGAGGCATCACTGCTGCAAGCTATGGCTCCTCGTGCTGGCACTGGCGCCGTGGCTCCACGCTTCGACGGGCGCGACGACGACGTTCACCATAGCCAACTACTGCGCCTACACGATATGGCCGGGCACGCTGGCCGGCTCCGGCACCCCGCAGCTGTCCACGACGGGGTTCGAGCTCGGGCCGGGCCAGACGGTGCGGCTCGCGGCGCCGGCGGGGTGGTCCGGGCGGATGTGGGCGCGGACCGGGTGCGTGTTCGACGCGGCCGGCGCCGGGGTGTGCCAGACCGGCGACTGCGGCGGGCGCATGGAGTGCCGCGGCGCCGGCGCCACGCCCCCGGCCACGCTCTTCGAGGTCACGCTGGGGAAGGGCGGCGGCGAGGACTTCTACGACGTGAGCCTCGTCGACGGGTACAACCTCCCCGTCGTCGCCATCCCGCGCGCGCTGCGCGGGCCCGGCGCGTGCAACGCCACCGGCTGcatggccgacctcaaccgctgtAAGCAGTCCAGTAAACATCTCCTGCATGCTATGCTATGCTAGCGTTGCGCGCCATTGCCGGCTCTGATGATCTGGGTGGATGGATGGAGCAGCGTGCCCGACGGAGCTGCAGGTGAactgcggcgacggcggcggcgcgatCGCGTGCCGGAGCGCGTGCGAGGCGTTCGGGCAGGACAGGTACTGCTGCAGCGGCGCCTACGGCACGCCGGCGGCGTGCCGGCCGACGTCCTACTCGTCCATCTTCAAGATGGCGTGCCCGCGCGCCTACAGCTACGCCTACGACGACAGCACCAGCACCTTCACCTGCAGCGCCGACGACTACACCGTCGCCTTCTGCCTCCCGGCCTCCGGGTCAGCTCATCAAAACCGCAGCAAACAATACATACACGACGCGCGTGTGGACTGCGTGGCTAGCTAACATCATCGTCATTGATCGGCTATCCGCTGCAGGATAAAGGAGTCGGACGCCGTGTTCCTCGGCGCGCAGATCGCCGGCGGCCGCGGCACCGGTGCTGCCGAAGGCAACGATATGGCGCCGCCGGCGTACGGCAGCGGTGGCGCGGGCGCTTATGCGCCGCCGGCGTACGACAGCTACAACGGTGGTGGAGCAGGAGGCGCCTACCTGCCGCCGGTTTACAACTATGGACGCGGCGGCGATCGCATACCGCCGGCGATGAGGAGCTCGTCCGCTTGCatcacgacggcgacgacgacgtacATCAGGCCGTGGCTTCCGCTGCTTCTGCTGATCCTCTACTTTGCCTGACCGTGTGTCTGTTGCCCGCTGCGCACGTCGACGAGCTCGTGACAGCTTAAGCTGGCTGTGGGTTTAACGCAGCCTGGCAGCAAAGAAGAGACGGACGTACGGGTCGATCGAGAAGGGCTCTTCATTCATTCATGCGTTGGATGTTTGCACGATCCAGTGTGACTCTTCGTTGCTATTATTAGATGTTTGCAGAATTCCAACTTACcattccatgttagtttattcatTACGTAGTTAGAGTAATTATTATTACTACTACTGGAGTAGATGGTGGGCAACTGACTGTAAAGACCGGATCCGTTTTACTCTCATTGTTTCAGTTaggatttaattaattagtttaatTAGGGAAATCTCTGTTTATGGAACCGACAACGGTTTTCCTCCCGAGAAGTCACGTCCCTAATCTAACGGACGCGTCCCTCTATTCCCTTCTCCTGTAACAGTCGCGTCTGTGCGACGTGTCCTTTTCAGGGGTATATATTTGTACATCATCGCTATCAATAAAAATCAATCGTTACTGTTCATTAACACGTTATCACGCACGTCTCTCCCGCGAGAGCAACAGGCCACCCACAGAACTCGTCGGAGAAGGGTGTCGTCCCTCGCCTCCCTTCTCCTTGGTCTTCTCTGGGAAGAAGGGCGCCGTCGCTTCCTTGCCGAGCAGCGCCGTCGGTTCGTCCGCCATCGATGGGGGCCACCACCAGTAGTTTCTGGCCTTGGAATTAATCGCCGCCAGAACTTCGCTGGACGACGCCGCCACGTCGTGGCCGCTGGACGACGACGCCACGCCACATCGGTGAACCGACGCCTGGCCACGCCGGTGGATGCGCCAGAGCCTGGACTCGCTGCTCCCTCCACTCCACGGTGGTGCCGTGTGCACGGGTATGGCACGTGCCCCACTTGCTCCATTGGCACACGCCTGCCGTCACCAACGCCAGCAGAGGAGCAGGAGCGGGAGATCACCGTCGACGTACCTGCACGCGGCTACAGTCCGGATCCGACGCGCATCGCCAGCGTCGGGGGTGATGGCCTCGTCTTCATCCCGACCCCAGGAAGAGCCATGGCCACCACAGGCGCGGTTACCTCTGCCGGAGCGGGTGGCAGCGCTGGACCGGTCATTGCAGGGGCAAGCAGCGCCCCATGGGCGTTTGGCCGCTCCGCTGCTCCTTTCGGCGAACAGGGTCCTCTCCTCTTCGGCACAGGAGGGACGCCCGCCTCGgacgtcgccggcacgagcggcaaCGCGGGTCTGCCAGACACCGGAGCCAGCCGCCGTCTCCTCTTCGGGCACTCTGTCGCCGCCGTCGACTGTCGTCCTGGACGCCGTCCGGGAGCATGGAACCCGATGTCACTCGGCCTCGCCAATGTCCAGAATGGAGTGGATATCCCCGACTACACCCCCTCGTCGGACGAGGAGGACTTCGCTCCTCGACCGCCGGCGGCTCGCCGGTGAACGCTCGTGTGGGGCGGCGGCAGGGACAGGGGGTGGGTGGCGCCGCTTGGAAATGGATTTGAGGGCGGTAGGGGAAACCCTAACCGTCGCCCCCTTTTGCGCAGAGAGAAAAGCGGCGCCGGGCCAAGTGGGCCGAAAGGCTAGATGGGCTGCCCCTGGTTCTGATGGGAAAATaagcgaaaaagaaaaagaaaaacgaaaGTTGGTTTGGGCCTCTTTGTGTGCGACCCAGAACTATTTTTTccgtttttcttttctgtttagtTCTTTAACTAGCAGTTTAAAGTTGTGTGTTGTTATTTAGTAGTTTGTGTAAATTACTATACTATATTGTTCAGTAATTAGTGTATATTACTGTATTGTACAAGCACAATGTATGTCAACGTATATGTTCCGGCAATTTGGCAATTGCTATATGTTGATCAATTTACATGCATTGTTTTATTTACAATGCAATTAATTTGCTATGAGAGTAAATTAATAAGCATGATTATTGCATGCAGGATATGGCTGACATATCTAAAAAAGAATTTGCTGAACTTGCCGTCGATGGTTCTAACTATTTGACATGGGCAATGGATGTCAAAATCAATTTGACGGCCAAGGGACTCAATTCCGCCATAACCACACCTGCCCAAGGGACTTCGTCCATAACAGACATAACTAGGTATTCAACATGCACTTCATTCGACATCGTCTTCACCCTGACCTAAAGACAGAGTATCTGATGGAGGAGAACCCTCTGACACTCTGGAACTCCTTAAAAGAGAGGTATGATCAACAAAGGGTGGTGATGTTGCCTGAAGCGCAACGGGAATGGGCGCTAGTCCGATTCCAAGACTTTAAGTCTGTAGCTGCATACAATTCTGTTGTTCATAAGATCAACTCCAAGTTAAGATTCTGTAATAGTGCAGTTTCTGATGCTGATCTTATTGAAAAGACACTTTCTACTTTCCATCCTTCTATGAGGATACTTGCTGAACAATACCGTCAGCAAAGTATAAGAAGTATTCTGAGTTGATTTACTCGGTGCTTCAGGCAGAGAAGCACAATGAGCTTCTTGAGAAGAACAATTTGGCTCGTCCAACAGGAACGATGCCTCTGCCTGAATCACACTTCAACTCTAAGAATACTCAAAAGTTCAATGGTTCCAACAAGAACCATAGGACATTCAATGGAAAGTGGAAGCGTAATGAGAAGCAAAATAAGAATGGAGTCCAAAAGGGCAAAGGTTCtttcaagaaaaatgaaaggacTAGCAACACTGGTTGTTTTAGGTGTGGTTGTAAAGGACATATTGCAAAGAAGTGTGACACTTCGAACCATTTGGTGGAATTGTACCAACAGTCACTTGGAAAGGGCAAGAAGGCTCAGGGGAACCAGTATGAAGCACACTTCACTGGAAATGAAGATGGTACCCCTACGGTTGATGGTTCTCGAGATGATTCTCTGAACATGGACAACCAGAAGCAGAATCAGCAAATGGAAGATCCAATACTAGATGTCGATGACATGCTAGTGGAATTTGGTTCTAGTGACATATTTGGAGACCAGATTTAGTCTCATTTGTCTAAGTATTGTAATAATGTTATTAGACATATTACATGTGTTGTAAAATAAGTTATATCCTTAGACATAATGTGTTAGCTATGTCGTGTGACATAGGGCTTTTAATAAGTACAAGACATATATAGTTTGTAATGTATGTACTGATTCTATATGAGTTTGATTATATACTGAACTTTGTTCTTTTACTCTATAGAACTTCAAGGAATAATACAATGGAGGAGGAAATGTGTTTGGTGGATAGTGGATCTACTAACACGATACATAGGGAGATGAAGTATTTCCAGACACTCAAGAAGAGTAATggaagttgttggggaacgtcgcatgggaaacaaaaatttcctacgcgcacgaagacctatcatggtgatgtccatctacgagaggggatgagtgatctacgtacccttgtagatcgtacagcagaagcgttagagaacgcggttgatgtagtggaacgtcctcacgtccctcgatccgccccgcgaacaatcccgcgatcagtcccacgatctagtaccgaacggacggcacctccgcgttcagcacacgtacagctcgacgatgatctcggccttcttgatccagcaagagagacggagaggtagaagagttctccggcagcgtgacggcgctccggaggttggtgatgatcttgtctcagcagggctccgcccgagctccgcagaaacgcgatctagaggaaaacttatggaggtatgtggtcgggcagccgtgagaaagtcgtctcaaatcagccctaatacctcagtatatataggagggagggggagggaagaggcagcctcaaaccctcaaggtttggccgaaattggaggtggaggagtcctactccaatcctacttggagtaggattccaccttcccacttggaaactctttccaccttgtgttttttccttctcaaaccttatgggccttagtgggaacttattccagcccactaggggctgatttatctcttcccatagcccatgagaccccttggggcgtgacacccctcccgatggtccccggcacccctcccggcactcccggtacactaccgatgagcccgaaacttttccggtaatgcacgaaaaccttccggtaaccaaatgaggtcatcctatatatcaatcttcgtttccggaccattccggaaaccctcgtgacgtccgtgatctcatccgggactccgaacaacattcggtaaccaaccatataactcaaatacgcataaaacaacgtcgaaccttaagtgtgcagaccctgcgggttcgagaactatgtagacatgacccgagagactccccggtcaatatccaatagcgggacctggatgcccatattggatcctacatattctacgaagatcttatcgtttgaacctcagtgccaaggattcatataatcccgtatgtcattccctttgtccttcggtatgttacttgcccgagattcgatcgttagtatccgcatacctatttcaatctcgtttaccggcaagtctctttactcgttccgtaatacaagatcccacaacttacattaagttacattgcttgcaaggcttgtgtgtgatgttgtattaccgagtgggccccgagatacctctccgttcacacggagtgacaaatcccagtcttgatccatactaactcaactaacaccttcggagatacctgtagagcatctttatagtcactcagttacgttgcgacgtttgatacacacaaagcattcctccgatgtcagtgagttatatgatctcatggtcataggaataaatacttgacacgcagaaaacagtagcaacaaaatgacacgatcaacatgctacgtctattagtttgggtctagtccatcacatgattctcctaatgatgtgatcccgttatcaagtgacaacacttgcctatggccaggaaaccttgaccatctttgatcaacgagctagtcaactagaggcttactagggacagtgttttgtctatgtatccacacaagtattgtgtttccaatcaatacaattatagcatggataataaacgattatcatgaactaagaaatataataataactaatttattattgcctctagggcatatttccaacagaagtgTCATGACAATTGCTGGTCGAGACACGGTGATTGTTGGTTCTGGTCAAACTACAATTACACTCCCTATGGGTACTAAATTGATAATCCAGGATACTCTACTGTATCCAGATTCTATATTTCCaaagataaattttgaccgctgctagtgattcaatcatggatcactctctgtaccctcaacagactttgagtcaaggcacacatcaggtgcggtacacagcatggcatactttagattctacggctaaggcatagaagacgaccttcgtctattctctttattctgccgtggtcgggttttgagtcttactcaaattcacacctcacaacgcaaccaagaactccttctttgctgatctattttgaactctttcaaaaacttgtcaaggcatgcatcttgttgaaacttctattaagcgttttcgatctatctccatagatctttgatgctcaacgttcaagtagcgtaatccaggtactcctttgaaaaattctttcaaacaaccttgtatgctttacagaaattctacattacttctgatccacaatatgtcaaccacatatacctatcagaaattctatagtgctcccactcacttctttggaa
This region includes:
- the LOC123399593 gene encoding 30S ribosomal protein S16-2, chloroplastic/mitochondrial, producing MVVRIRLARFGCRNRPFYRVMAADSRSPRDGKHLEVLGYYNPLPGKDGGKRMGLKFDRVKYWLSVGAQPSDPVQRILFRAGVLPPPPLLAMGRKGGHRDRNPIHPMTGRPLDLEGVTIVDDPNAAEGDAEASTEPSLEA
- the LOC123397884 gene encoding pathogenesis-related thaumatin-like protein 3.5, yielding MGERRHHCCKLWLLVLALAPWLHASTGATTTFTIANYCAYTIWPGTLAGSGTPQLSTTGFELGPGQTVRLAAPAGWSGRMWARTGCVFDAAGAGVCQTGDCGGRMECRGAGATPPATLFEVTLGKGGGEDFYDVSLVDGYNLPVVAIPRALRGPGACNATGCMADLNRSCPTELQVNCGDGGGAIACRSACEAFGQDRYCCSGAYGTPAACRPTSYSSIFKMACPRAYSYAYDDSTSTFTCSADDYTVAFCLPASGIKESDAVFLGAQIAGGRGTGAAEGNDMAPPAYGSGGAGAYAPPAYDSYNGGGAGGAYLPPVYNYGRGGDRIPPAMRSSSACITTATTTYIRPWLPLLLLILYFA